A genomic region of Dactylococcopsis salina PCC 8305 contains the following coding sequences:
- the ltrA gene encoding group II intron reverse transcriptase/maturase: MNSLKYKFDARTKTFLMLWLGFGFNLMAETEWSQIDWREVELRVFKLQKRIYRASQSGDVAKVHKLQRLLLRSWCAKLLAVRRISQDNQGKNTTGIDGVKSLSPKQRLSLAESLTLTGKGESLRRVWIPKPGRKEKRGLGIPVMEDRARQALLKLALEPEWEAKFEPNSYGFRPGRSCHDAEQAIFNAIRYKPKWVLDADISKCFDRINHDVLLQKLNTIPTIARQIRAWLKSGVLDRGDWMPTNEGTPQGGVISPLLANIALHGLEDYIKQWAETWKGGKQANRISISLIRYADDFVVLHKDKSIIQQAKTLIEQWLHGSGLEISESKTRICHTLYDSEEKKAGFDFLGWNIRQYEIGKNHSGKNTHGKLLGFKTIIKPSDKSVKTHYEKIVSVLDSMKGKSQEVIIDKLNPIIVGWCNYHKTVCSKETFSHIDNLVWNKLRRWIKSRHPNKTLKWCTERYFHLTKEKNLDGEDRDTKWVFSTPSNIPNSPVAGTHELRKHAWTPIERHIKIEGSRSPYDGDWWYWSKRRGEYPGVSKRVATLMKRQKGKCTRCGLYFKDEDVVEVDHIVPKAEGGKDHYKNLQLLHRHCHHQKTAEDRQRQMDNKGQKKAQNKTKKGRKSETGQGSAVNKRVVWRGAV, translated from the coding sequence ATGAACTCATTGAAGTATAAATTTGATGCTCGGACAAAGACCTTTTTAATGCTCTGGTTAGGTTTTGGGTTTAATCTCATGGCTGAAACGGAGTGGAGTCAGATAGACTGGCGAGAGGTGGAACTAAGGGTGTTTAAGCTCCAAAAACGGATTTATCGAGCTTCTCAAAGTGGTGACGTGGCTAAAGTTCACAAACTCCAAAGATTATTGTTACGGTCTTGGTGTGCCAAACTCCTAGCGGTAAGGCGCATTTCGCAGGATAACCAGGGTAAAAACACCACAGGGATAGACGGTGTAAAAAGCCTAAGTCCTAAACAACGGTTGAGCCTTGCTGAAAGCCTGACTCTTACAGGGAAAGGTGAATCCTTAAGACGGGTCTGGATTCCAAAACCAGGTCGTAAAGAAAAACGCGGCTTGGGCATTCCAGTAATGGAAGACCGTGCGAGGCAGGCACTTCTCAAATTGGCTTTAGAGCCAGAATGGGAAGCAAAATTCGAGCCTAATTCGTACGGATTCAGACCAGGACGCTCTTGCCATGATGCGGAACAAGCAATCTTTAATGCAATTCGGTATAAGCCCAAATGGGTGTTAGATGCCGATATCTCGAAATGCTTCGACCGTATAAACCACGATGTTCTCTTACAAAAACTGAATACAATTCCGACTATTGCTCGACAAATTCGAGCTTGGCTAAAGTCGGGGGTCTTGGATAGAGGCGACTGGATGCCAACAAATGAGGGAACACCACAAGGAGGGGTGATAAGTCCTCTATTGGCAAACATTGCTCTGCATGGACTTGAGGATTACATAAAACAATGGGCTGAAACTTGGAAAGGGGGAAAACAAGCAAATCGAATTTCAATATCCCTTATCAGGTATGCAGATGACTTCGTTGTTCTTCACAAGGATAAATCCATCATCCAACAAGCGAAAACGCTGATTGAACAGTGGTTACATGGCTCAGGCTTAGAAATAAGCGAGAGCAAGACGAGAATTTGCCACACCTTATATGATTCCGAAGAAAAGAAAGCAGGTTTTGATTTCTTAGGATGGAACATCCGTCAATATGAAATCGGGAAAAATCACTCAGGAAAAAATACACATGGCAAATTACTTGGATTCAAAACGATAATCAAACCCAGCGACAAAAGCGTAAAAACCCACTATGAAAAGATTGTTTCAGTTTTAGATTCAATGAAAGGTAAATCCCAAGAGGTAATCATTGATAAGTTAAATCCTATAATCGTGGGATGGTGCAACTATCACAAAACAGTCTGCTCTAAAGAAACATTTTCACACATAGATAATCTAGTGTGGAACAAATTACGTCGCTGGATTAAAAGCCGTCATCCGAATAAAACCCTCAAATGGTGTACAGAGAGATACTTTCACTTGACTAAGGAGAAAAATTTAGACGGAGAAGACAGAGATACTAAATGGGTCTTTTCAACTCCCTCCAATATACCAAATTCTCCTGTTGCGGGTACGCATGAATTACGCAAACACGCATGGACACCAATTGAAAGACATATAAAAATCGAGGGTTCGAGGTCTCCCTACGATGGAGATTGGTGGTACTGGAGTAAACGTCGGGGAGAATACCCTGGTGTATCTAAACGGGTTGCCACACTGATGAAGCGTCAGAAAGGCAAATGCACTCGTTGTGGACTTTACTTTAAGGATGAAGATGTAGTGGAGGTTGACCACATCGTCCCTAAAGCTGAAGGGGGCAAAGACCATTACAAGAATTTACAATTACTTCATCGTCATTGTCACCATCAGAAAACTGCTGAAGACCGACAACGACAAATGGATAATAAGGGGCAAAAGAAAGCCCAAAACAAAACAAAGAAAGGTCGTAAATCGGAAACTGGGCAGGGAAGTGCTGTTAATAAGCGCGTAGTTTGGAGAGGAGCGGTATGA
- the fbp gene encoding class 1 fructose-bisphosphatase, whose product MVNPTQSPSLDRDCTTLSRHVLQQLHSFSAEAQDLSALMNRVALAGKIISRRLSRAGIVEGVLGFTGETNVQGESVKKMDVYANDVFISVFQQSGLVCRLASEEMDKPYYIPENCPIGRYTLLMDPIDGSSNIDTNLNVGSIFAIRQQEGDDVDQSASDLLQNGHKQIAAGYILYGASTMLVYSLGNGVHSFTLDPSLGEFILAEENMKIPEQGSVYSLNEGNFWQWEEPIRNYVRYVHRQEGYSARYGGALVGDFHRILQQGGVFLYPGTVNKPEGKLRLLYESVPLAFLVEQAGGQASTGRQRLMDVVPDKLHARSPLIIGSPKDVALVESFYQESSIASE is encoded by the coding sequence ATGGTTAATCCCACGCAATCTCCCAGTTTAGATCGAGATTGCACCACTCTATCTCGTCATGTTTTACAACAACTCCACAGTTTTTCTGCTGAAGCACAAGATTTAAGTGCTTTAATGAATCGTGTCGCTTTAGCGGGAAAAATTATCTCACGTCGCCTGAGTCGCGCTGGAATTGTGGAGGGAGTTTTAGGATTTACGGGAGAAACAAATGTTCAAGGCGAATCTGTGAAAAAAATGGATGTTTACGCCAATGATGTTTTTATCTCCGTGTTTCAACAAAGTGGATTGGTTTGTCGCCTCGCATCAGAGGAAATGGACAAACCTTATTATATTCCTGAAAATTGCCCGATCGGGCGTTATACCCTATTAATGGACCCGATCGATGGGTCTTCCAACATTGATACGAACTTAAATGTCGGTTCGATTTTCGCCATCCGCCAACAGGAAGGGGATGATGTGGATCAAAGCGCCAGTGACTTGTTACAAAACGGACATAAACAAATCGCCGCTGGTTATATCCTTTATGGAGCAAGTACCATGTTGGTCTATTCCCTTGGCAATGGCGTTCACTCCTTTACCCTTGACCCCAGTTTAGGGGAATTTATCCTCGCTGAGGAAAATATGAAAATTCCCGAACAGGGGTCTGTGTATAGTCTCAATGAAGGTAACTTCTGGCAATGGGAAGAACCAATCCGCAATTATGTGCGTTATGTCCATCGTCAAGAAGGCTACAGCGCTCGTTATGGTGGGGCGTTAGTGGGGGATTTTCACCGCATCCTACAACAGGGAGGAGTGTTCCTTTATCCAGGAACAGTCAATAAACCAGAAGGAAAGTTACGCTTGTTATATGAGTCGGTGCCTTTAGCATTCCTCGTGGAACAAGCGGGTGGTCAAGCCAGTACGGGAAGGCAACGATTGATGGATGTTGTCCCCGACAAACTTCATGCTCGTTCTCCTCTCATTATTGGTAGTCCGAAAGATGTCGCGTTAGTAGAGTCTTTTTATCAAGAAAGCTCGATCGCATCCGAATAA